CGCTGAGGCGACTTGTCTAACGGGAGCAAGACGCCGTCGATGGTCACAGCGACGACGTGCGGCTCAGCCTGCGGACCGTCCTCGAAGCCAGACAGGATCGCCCGTACCGCACCGCAGGGACGCCCGGCCGCCACGTGGGCAGCTCGACTCACCAGGTGAGCAATGACCTCGGTCCGGGTGCCGGCAAACACCGTCTGGCCATCTACCAGGCCCTGCACCCACCCGTCATCGTCAGGCTCGTCCTCGGGTGGCTGAGATTTCAGCACCGAGGGGATGGTCTCGATGGTCAACCGGACCACCGGGTAAGAGGGCACGCCGGCCGCAGCGGCGTCGAGATCTTCCGACACCTCCACACCGCCTGTCATCCCGACGCCACCTGCGCCGTGGCAGGAGGTGGCGTCCGTCGAGAACTGCACTTCCCGATGGACGCCACCCTTGAGGGACCGTGGGGGTGAGGTACGCACTCACGGCGTACGTCTCCACAACACGACCCGCCCGTCGACCAGGACCGCCGGAGAGCCCAGCAATCCCAGTCGGTGCGCGCGCGCCCGTCGGCACCACGCGCTGCCCGACCAACCGATCCCCTGGGACGACGAGGACACGGCCGACCGGCGCTCAGCCCAGCGACGGCGACCCGCGGGCCACCGGCACCCCCCATGCGTCTGCACGCATCACCGGCATGACGTGCTGGCTGTATCGCCAGACGTTCACGCGGGCAGCGGTGACTCTGTAGCATTTCCAACGGACCTTCCGTGTGCAGCATCCGGCTTGCCGGACTGACGCGCTCTTGACTAGGGAGCAGTGAGGGTTCACTGGCCGGTCGAGAGTTACCGCTCTCGGCCGGCCTTTCTAGGTCCGGACCCATGGCGGGATCCTGACCTATGAGGAACGTTAGGACCGGCGGACGGTCCGTTGTGAGTTTGCGGCGAGCAAATTTGGCAAAATCTTGGTCAAGAACTTTTCAGAAATGAAAAGTTGAGCCTAGGGTGGGGCCATGCCAGCCACCCCCGGCGTCACCGCCCAGACCTCCGACGCCAATCGGGTTGCAGTCGACGTCCCAGCCGCATTGAACCGGCTACTGAGCAGGCTGCGGTGGCTCCAGCCGACCGAGCAGGGCTTAATGTGGCGGGACTGGAACAACAACGTCCACTTGGCGGCCGCGGTGAGCGCAGCCCGTGGCGCGCCGACATCACACGTCCAGATCCACCGCATCCGTCAAGGAGTCAACCCCGACCCACGGGGCAGCATCCTGTGGGCCATCGGACGGGTGCTCAGCGAGCACAGTCCGGTCCCCATTACGCCGGACTACTTCTGGGTCCCCGCGACCCGCGCAGCAGTCGACCTGGCCATCGACGCTCAGCTGCGCCAGCTGCGTGACGTGTTTGCCCGCGAACCGCGCTCCTAGCCAGCCGACTGGACTCGGGCGCCCGCTCCGGACCTCACGGCCAAGCCAGACCACGCGAGGACAACAACCAAGGCGGCCGTCATTACAAGGCCCGCCATCGTCAGGGATACACCGGCAATCACTCCGTAGAGCAGTTCGCCGACGGGGATCATCGAGTAGATAGCGAGCTGAATGGCCGAGTTGACCCGGCCCATGGCCTCCGGCGGTGTGCGCTCGTGAATGGCCCCGCGCAGCATCCCCGCTGTGGGAGCGAAAAACAGCCCCGCGAGGAAGCAGGCGCTAGTCACCAGCCACGGTGAGTTCGAGACGGCGAGCACCACCAGAGCTCCCGTCGCCGGGACCATCAGCAACACCGGACGGCGTAGTGGACTCGCCGCGTCGTCACTTGGGGAAGAGCGCAGGCGGGCAGCCCAGCTGCCACCCACGATGTAGCCCACCGAGATGCCCACCGACGACAAGCCGTAGACAATCGGCGACCAGTGGTAGGCCACCGACTTCAAGGGGATCCCCAAGAACAGCGGGGCGGTAGCAGCCATGTTCGACAGAGACAACAACAGCAGCGCGAACCGGCTCACCGGGTCACGTACCAGCGTGCTGACCGTCTCCTGGACCATCTGGCGTGCCGAGAGTCCTGCTGACGTGGTCACGCCAAGCCGGCCACCAGCGCGCCGCCGGAGCAGCACTAGGAAGACGAGAGCGCTCACCAGCAGGCCGGCTGCGATGACGCCGACTAACTGCGGGAGGAGGCCCAGCAGGATGCCCCCGCCGACAGTGCCGGCGATGATTGCCCCGTTTGAGGCCACTGACATCAGGGTCTGGACCCGGCTATGCTCCCCCGCCTCGGCCAAGAGCCCCGCAACACCGCGCATCGCTGGCATGTGGACGGCGTCCGCCACACCCACGGCGGCGGCCAGCAGCGACAGGGGAAGAACCCCTGGCGTCTGACCGATCAGCAGTGCCGCGAACACGACCATCAGTAGAAGCCGGGCCGCCAAGGACCACACTGCGACCTTGGCGACCCCGAGTCGATCGCCGACTACACCTCCCAGCAATAGCAAGGCAATACGAGGCAGGGTCCCTGAGGCGAAGATCACGGCCGCCTGAGCGGGAGAGCCGGCCCTGGCGGCGACCCAGCCCAATGCGACATAGAACAGCGCATCGGCCACCTCGTCAACGGTCATCAGACCGAGGTAGATCCTCACCACCGGATCACCCGTTGACGTCGTCACCACGGTGCTCACCTCCGAGCCACAACGGAAACCCAGCCACGGTCACGAAGACAGCGCCGAGGTCGCCACCGGCCATCTGGTCCCGCTGCTCCCGGTTGACATCAGAGCGAGCCCGCGCCCGCTCCAAGACCGCGGCCATCTCATCGTCCAGGTCGTCCAAATCAGTCGGTGTGAGCCAGAACGAGTAATCGCGCTGGATCGAGGCCTCGACCCATGAGGAGGACCACTGACCGCGCTCACGTTGGACGTACCAAGCCTGTAGCCGTTCGATGACGCGCTGCATCGTTCCCCACCACAGGTCCTCTACCGCTTGCGCGACATTGGGATCGTCCCCGACTGTCTCGGCCCACCGGACGCTGACCACATCGGCCGCCCAAACAGCGTCCCGCCCCTCACCGTCGACGACACGCACCCACTCCCCCTCGAGCAAGCCCCTCAAGTGGGCGCGCAGCCCGCGGCGGGCAGAAGGGATCCTTCGTCCGAGCTCGGCGTAGGTCATCGGACCCTCCAAGCGCAGGAGCTCCAGGAGGTCCAACCGGACGGGGTCCGCAGCGACAGCCCTCAACCGTCGTAGGGCACGCAACTCGTCTGATGGCTCGTCCTCGCTCGACACAGTTCCTGACCCTACTGACGACGACCAAGAGCAGATGGGGTTAGCAGACGGCGCAGTGCTTCATCGGATGCACCACCTTGGCCCCCGCAGCCGTCGCGCTCGAGGGGGCAGCCGCCGCCAGGGCGACGACCATGCAGAGCAGAGCCAGAAACCGACGCATAGCAAGTCCTTCGCTGAAGTAAGGCACCGATCGTAGGGATCACCGCCTGGTGCGGGAAGGTGACTCCCAGGGTCGCCCGTCGGCGTCCCAACGCCCCCAAACTACCCGTTGGGGCCCCGAGGTGCCGATGTACATCACGCGCCGACCCCCTCACCGACACGCCGAGGCAGCCAACCTCCACCAATCCGGATTCAGTGGCTGACAGGGTGGAGCCCATGGCCAGGGACTATCGCAGTGCGAGTCGCTCCGTGGGGATCTCCTTCCGGATGACCCCATCCGAACGAGCGTGCCTCGAGCGCGAGGCCGAGACCGAGGGATTCAGCTCCCTCCAGCAGCTGCTCGAGGCCCGCGTCTTCGGCGCGGCCAAGCCTCGGCGCAAGTCCGGACCCCAGCCCCAGGAAGAGCGGCTTGACCTGACCGCCTAGACCACGATCAGGGCAGGGCCCTGACATGACGAAGGCTCCCGTATGCAGCGGGAGCCTCGTCCGAAGCTAGTTCCCCGGGTTACCCGGGACCGATCACCTTCTCGCCAGAGAGGCGCTTCGTTGTGCCCACTGTACCCCGTGGGCTGACGCATCGTTATGCGTCCATGCCCAAACTCGGCCCGCGTGTCGCCGTCAGCGCCCGCAACCGCCGTAATTACCCGTTCACGAGACCGGTACGCCGACTAGGCGACGCCCTGTGAAGATCGACGGTCCGCATGTCCTGATCGAGGCGGCTCGAGCCGTGCGCACCCATCGTGCGTGCGCACCCGAGCACGCCCACTTCGTTCGTGTCGCCTGCCTGTCCGACCGTGGGGTACTGCCCCGGTGGCACCAAGAAGACCGTGGCGACCGCAACGCCCACCGAGGGGTGCATTCTCGTGCCGCTGATGGTGCTTACGCCGGAATCCAGGTCTGGTCCGGGCGTCAGCACTGGCTGGCCTTTGTGATCCCGACCGCGATCGCGTGCCACCGGGATTTGCTCAAGCGGGCCGAGCTGTCCCCCGTCACGTTCAGCCTGTGGGCGCGGGTCGAGTCCGGGTACGCCCAGGACCAACGCACCGGCCGGCGGTGCATCGTGCGGCCCGCGACCGTCGCGACGGTCATGGGCTGCACCCCAAACACCGTACGCAACTGTCGCCGGATCGCGCGCCTCCTCGGCCTACAGGTCGTGGTCCTCCTTGGCCGGATGCTCACCGCCACCGAGTGCTACGCCGCTCGTCGCCGAGGCTCCCGCCAACGCGGGTTATCCACAGAGTGCGCCCTGACCATCCCACGCGCTCTCTATTTGTCGGTAGTTTCCGTTACCCCTACCAGAGGTAGGGCAGCCACCCTCCAAGCTCACCTCAACATCACCCCCCTAAGCGCCCTGATGGGCGAGCAAACGGACACGGCTTCGCCGTGGCCGCAACCAGGCCAGTTCGACCCGACCCTGCCCGGTGCCCCACCACCGGCCCCAGGAGACTCCCCCAGCCACGAGCAGCCCCTCACCGGGCCCCAACAGCCCACCGGACCGTCACCGGTTCCCGCCCGCAGCCCAGCCCGCCGCCGCGGCGGCGGTAACTCCCACGCCCGACACGCGGCGCATCAGCTCATCGGGCTCCTGCCCTGGCTACGGACCGAACGCCCCGGCCGCCTCGCACCCGCCCTGACCCGGTTCGTCGACCCCACCATCGCCACCCCCGTCTGGACCGCACAGGACCTCGCCGACGCGATCACCGACCTGCGCGCCCGCCGCGGCCTGATCACTCCCCTCACCGACACTCAGATCCGGACCCGCCCCGCCGTGGTCCTTGCCGGGTTCCTGCGCCAGCTCGACCCCGTCGCCGACCATCCCCGCCTGGCCCACCTCGACCCCACCCACCTGCGCTGCCACCAACCCGCCTGCGACCACGGCTGGATCACCTACCTCATCCCCTCCCCCCCACCCCGCCAGCACCTCTTCCACGAAGCCGTCACACCCTGCACCCACTGCCGCCCCGGAGCCTGGCCCACCCCCACCCCCTATACCCACCTCACCGACGACCTCGAACTCGATGACAACAACGACGAGATCGAGCTACCGTTCTAAGCGGGCGACTTGCCTGACCCTTGTGGTCCGAGAACTCTGCTCGGGCGCATCGCAGTAATGCTTGCATTAATGCACGTGTTAGTTTTGTGCTTGTGAGATGCAGCAACGCTGCTTCTAATGCTTACAACTAGGGCGTGTCGCAGTGCGCCGTGGTGGTGCATGCGCCAAGATATGCGTTATGGCACTGCATGATGCGTTGACCCGAGTCCTTACCATCGCGAACGGTAAAGGGGGAGTGGGCAAGAGCACGACGGCGACCAACGTCGCCGGCCTGGCGGCCACCGCCGGCTGGCGGGTCCTGCTCGTCGATTTCGACCCGCAGGGCAACGCCGGGCACATTCTCGGCTACCGCTGGAAAGGTCAGTCGGACGGTGGACAGCACCTAGTCGACACCCTGATGAGTGGGGCAGCACTGACTCCGCTGCTGACCGGTGTCCGCGACAACCTCGACGTCGTGCCTGGGGGAGAGGCCTTAGATACCCTAGAGGACCTCCTCGCTGGTCGAGTCAAACGCGGCCACGCCATCCATCAGCTATTCGCCGAGGCCCTGGCACCCATCGCCGTCGAGTACGACCTCATCGTGATCGACACCCCGCCGACGCGGCCGCTCCTGCTGCGTCTCGCGCTCGGCGCCACCCGCTGGATCATCGTGCCTACCCGGCCCGGACGCACCAGCATCGAGGGCCTGCGTGCCCTCGCCAACGAAGTCCTTGCCGTCCGCAGCACCAATCCCGACATCGAGCTGCTTGGGGCACTGTTGTACGACGTTGAGACCAACGCCACCGTCATCCGCCGCAACGCCATCGACGACATCACCACCGTCCTCGGTGGAGCCGCCCCCGTCTTCAGCCAGGTCATCCGCCACGCCCTGTCCCCGGTGGTGGAGTCCGAGGAGAAGGGCCTGCTCATCCACGAGGTCGCCGAACAGGTCGACAACGCCGAGCCCTACTGGAAAGCCCTCAAGGAAGGCCGCCGCCCCGACCGGGTCCCCGGCTCCGCCCCTGCCCTCGCCGAAGACTTCGTCCTGCTCACCCAGGAGATCCTCACCAGCATCGACCAGCACGAGAAGACCACCGAGGTCTCTGCATGACCACCCCCGACACTCCTCACCCGACACCAGCTGTCACCCCTCCACACGCCAGCAACCCAGACCACCCCGGGAGGTCGCACGACCCGAGCGGGAAGCCACCGCGGACCGCGTCACCCCCCTCGCCTTCGCCCTCGCCCTCTCGCCGACCACCACTGACGCCCGTGCCTGGCCTGGCCCGCGTCGACTCCACCACCGCGACCCCGCGCACCGCGCGACTCCCCGGCCCGCCCGTACGCCGCCCATCGCCAGCCCCAGCCCCCAACCTGGCACTCAGGCCGAACGCCAGCCACCCCACACCTGATGATGCCGACGGTGCACCCCCTCACCACGACGCCGTCCCGGCCGCCTCACCGGCCCGTGCCACTGTCGGCCGAGCGGGCGCCGGCGCCGGCCACAGCGGGGGAGTGGACCCTACGAATCGGGGGACACGTCCCGGACGTCGGCCCACCCACACCGGGGGCCATGTTCCCCGGCCCATCACCCTTTCCCTGCCAGCCGCTTTGGTCGTGCAGCTCAAGACCCACGCCCGCGCTGAGCGTCTGTCCCAGCCGGAGGTCCTGCTCGACGCCCTCGCCGCCACACAAGACCACCTGGGTGACCTCATCGCCGCCCGCACCCCCGCACCCTCCACGGACGGTCTGTTCCTGCGCCGCACCACACCACGCACCTCCACTGAGCCCATGGCCACCGTCTCGATGCGGATGCTGGGGTCTAACGTCGACGTCATTGACCAGCTCGTCACCACCCACGACGCCCCCTCACGATCCGCACTCTGCGCTGCCGCCCTCCGCCACTACCTGGCGTAGCTCGCCGTACCTCGCCGTACCTCGCCGTACCTCGCCGTACCTCGGCGTACCTCGGCGGACCTCCCGCCGGGGGGCATCTCCGCCACAATGGGGGCATGGCCCACCGCACCATCGTCACGATCACCGACGACCTCGACGGCAGCGACGACGCACAGACCGTGGTGTTCTCCTTCAAGGACACCGTCTACACCGTCGACCTCTCGAGCCGGAACCAGCAGAAGATGCTGCAGGCGCTCGAGCCCTTCATCACCGCCGCCACTGTCGTGTCCCGCCCCTCACGCACCGCAGCCCGATCGACCCGGGCACCCGCCCGGCATCGACCACGCTGACCCCCGCTGACCCCCGCTGACCCCCGCTGACCCGGGACACCACACCCCACCACACCCCGAACCACCCCGGCAGAGCCCCAGGCACCACGGGGATTTGGGTGCCGGCCGTGCTCGTGAGCGGCAGACTTCGGGGTATGACGGTGGAGCTCATCATGGGCGTCCTGGACGGAACGGGTCGGTCCCTAGACGTTTCTGTGCTTCTTGACCGGACCGGTTGCGGCGTGAGGCAGCCGTTCAGGACACCGCCCGCCAGCAAGGACGAGGACAGCTAGACAAACCGACGTCCGTCACAGCTGGGCAGTGCCCCACACCAGCACCAGCACCACCAGCACGACGGACTCAGACCGCGCAGCAGACGAGGCGGTCCGTCGAGACGGCGGCAGAGACTGATCCTGTCCCCGGCTGGGCTGCTGGGTCGGCGACGACTCGAGGCCCCAGCAGCGCCCGTGAGGGCGGCCCGTGAGCGGGGCTGACCCGCAACACGACCAGCCCGGCCAGCCCGCCCGGGCCAGTGGGGTCGGGGAGTGAGCACGATCAGCGGGAGGCGGGGATGCAGGTCGGTGACGTCGACGGGTTCGGCCGGTACGGGATCCTGGAGGAAACATCCGACCGTCTGTTGCTGTGCGTGCTCTGCGGGTCCGCCTTCGCCCGCCTGGGTCTGCACATCGCCCGCGGCCACGGAGGCACCGCTGCGGTCTACCGGCTCGAGCACGGCCTGTCCCGCAGCCGCGGGCTGATCAGCGCAGACATCCGCGCCAAACAGGTCGCGAACGCCGCCGCCAGCGAGACAACCCAGCGGGGCGCTGGCCGCGTCCCGGGACACCGCCTGGGCCGCCCGTGCCCGGGTCGAGAAGGGCCTGCCCATGTCTCCGGCCGCGGCAGCGGAGCGAAACCAGCGTTTCGCTGCCGCCCGACCACGCCAGCGCACCGGCCGCGTCACCACCTGCGAGGGCTGCCAGGTCCAGTTCTGTGCCCTCATCGGGTCCGCCCGCCGCCGGTTCTGCAGCCCGGCCCGACGACATCACCACCCGCGGCGCCGGCAGCTGGCCCCGCGCGAGACGATGCGCGATCGTCGGCTGGCTCACCTGCGCCAGCTGCGCAACCGCCCGCACCCCGATCAGCCCCGGCGGCCCCAGCAACGGGGCCGGGAACGGTCCCGCCGGCCTCGTGGCGGCCTTGACCATCCCGACCGTCACCCGGCCCACCCTCGACTGGTTGGCCCTCGATTGGGGAGTCTCAGGCACGGCCGCCGAACCCACCGGACCGAGAAGACCCCGCGGATCCACCGCACCAGCCTCATCCGACGGGACGCCTGGGGGAGTGGAGCACGCTGCGGGCGGCGCACCCCCCGGCCGAGCCACCGGTCGGGCCGGTCCCGGCGGAGGGGGAGTGGCTCTGCCCGTCGTCACTCTCCTGGTCGCGGGCGTTGTTCGTGTTGTTCTCGTCGTCGACGATCCGGGTGATCGGGATGCGTCGGCGGCGCATCTCAGCCCAGCGGGCGGCGTCTTGCGGGGGCCACCGCGGCTGGGCCGGAGGCGCTGGCGGCGTGGGGAAGGGTCCCAACGGTGCGGTCGCCTGCGCGACCGCCCACGCGGAGACCCGCACCGGTGCCTGCGCCGCGATCTGCGTCGGCGTCGATCTGCCCCGACGGGCCGCGACCCAGTCGTCCCGCTCCTGTTCGCTGACCCGGTGCAGCACCGGAAAGGGGCCGTGCGCCGAGGTCGCCCTCGAGACCGTGGCCGCAGACGCCCCCGCAGCCGCCGCGACTTGCGCCACGGTCTGACCAGCCCGACGCGCCGCCACCCACCGGGCAGAGTCCACCCGCATCTGCTCGCGGGCCCGACGCGGCAACAACACCACCGCAGGCTACGACCATTAACACTCCCACCTCCTGCTCGAGGAGCACGTCGGGGGGGACGTCTTCGATCGGCGTGAAGAGGACACCATCTCCCGGGTGCCAACGACGGTGTCTCGGCGGGACGGCGGCGTCACGAGAGGGCGTGCTTAGGAGGGTGGCTGGCGTGGTGGGTGGCATGGTGGTCTCGCGGCGACCTGCGCTCATCCGAATGTTCTCGAACCTGCTCACTTCGTGGTGAGTGTCAGGCCAAGCACATCGAGCAAGCCGGTCGGTAGGTCGGCTTCTTCTATCGCGTCGTGGTTGAGAAGGAGGTCTTGCAGGAGGTGGGGCGTCTCAGGGGCGCCGAGAGGGACAGGTTCACTTCGGCGCCAACCTCGAGCGGAGATGGCCTTCATTGCTCCGATGTACTGAGCTGGGCTGATGCTCTTTAGGGTGCGGGCCCGCATGAGTAGGGCCGCGAGAGAGACCTGCCACTCCTGCTTGAGGCGGAAGAAAGCGGGCCAGTCTGCTCGGGTGGGTAGCTGGGCTCGAATGTCGTTCTCCGGCATGAGGAACGCGGCCGCGAAGGTGTTCGCTTGGTGTTCGACTTCCTTGACGCCCCAGACCTGCTCACCGTGCAGGACAAGGTGGCCGAGCTCATGAGCCGCGTCGAACCGGGATCGGGCCCGGTCGTTCTTGTCCGAACCCAGGACGATGACGGGGCAGTCGTCAAAGGGGAGCGAGAACGCGTCGACGTCGGCGGTGTCTAGGGGAAGGCGGATCACGATGATCCCGTTCTGCTCGAGCAGACGCACCACGTTCGGGATCGGGCCAGGGGGCACGCCCCAGGCGGAGCGGACGTAGGCCGCGGCGGCCTCGATCACTGGAGCGGCGGTCGTCAGGTCGATACCGGCCACATGTGGAACATGGGGGGTGACGAAGTTGTTGGGTCGCCCCGTGTCGCGGGTAGCTAGGTCGTGCGCTAGGTGGCCGAGGGCGCGGGCCCGGCGCCGGTGTGCCACAGAGGAGCGGCGCAGCGACCGGAAGAACCCTTCATGCGTGTCGTTCAATGGTTGGGTCCAGAACGCTGAGGACACTTGCAGGACGACGCTCATCGCGTTCAGGGTTTCCGGTGATGGCCGCGTCGCGCCGGACTCGAACTGACTCACCGCGGATCCGGTGAGTCCCAGATCGTTTGCCAGCTGGACCTGGCTGAGTTGTCGCAACTCTCGGGCCAGCCGCAGCCTCCCCGGCTCGAACCGGGGTGGTGTCGTGGTGTCCTGCTCCATCGTGTGCTCCATCAACGCTCCGTCGCCGTCGTGGGGTGCGCCCAGCAAACGCCTCCCGGGTCGCCTCCCGGGTCGCCTCCCGGTCGTCTCCTCGCCACTGATCCATGAGTCTGGCCGACGACAGGCGAGAGGACGG
This DNA window, taken from Dermatophilaceae bacterium Soc4.6, encodes the following:
- a CDS encoding MFS transporter; this encodes MSTVVTTSTGDPVVRIYLGLMTVDEVADALFYVALGWVAARAGSPAQAAVIFASGTLPRIALLLLGGVVGDRLGVAKVAVWSLAARLLLMVVFAALLIGQTPGVLPLSLLAAAVGVADAVHMPAMRGVAGLLAEAGEHSRVQTLMSVASNGAIIAGTVGGGILLGLLPQLVGVIAAGLLVSALVFLVLLRRRAGGRLGVTTSAGLSARQMVQETVSTLVRDPVSRFALLLLSLSNMAATAPLFLGIPLKSVAYHWSPIVYGLSSVGISVGYIVGGSWAARLRSSPSDDAASPLRRPVLLMVPATGALVVLAVSNSPWLVTSACFLAGLFFAPTAGMLRGAIHERTPPEAMGRVNSAIQLAIYSMIPVGELLYGVIAGVSLTMAGLVMTAALVVVLAWSGLAVRSGAGARVQSAG
- a CDS encoding helix-turn-helix domain-containing protein; the protein is MSSEDEPSDELRALRRLRAVAADPVRLDLLELLRLEGPMTYAELGRRIPSARRGLRAHLRGLLEGEWVRVVDGEGRDAVWAADVVSVRWAETVGDDPNVAQAVEDLWWGTMQRVIERLQAWYVQRERGQWSSSWVEASIQRDYSFWLTPTDLDDLDDEMAAVLERARARSDVNREQRDQMAGGDLGAVFVTVAGFPLWLGGEHRGDDVNG
- a CDS encoding ParA family protein yields the protein MALHDALTRVLTIANGKGGVGKSTTATNVAGLAATAGWRVLLVDFDPQGNAGHILGYRWKGQSDGGQHLVDTLMSGAALTPLLTGVRDNLDVVPGGEALDTLEDLLAGRVKRGHAIHQLFAEALAPIAVEYDLIVIDTPPTRPLLLRLALGATRWIIVPTRPGRTSIEGLRALANEVLAVRSTNPDIELLGALLYDVETNATVIRRNAIDDITTVLGGAAPVFSQVIRHALSPVVESEEKGLLIHEVAEQVDNAEPYWKALKEGRRPDRVPGSAPALAEDFVLLTQEILTSIDQHEKTTEVSA
- a CDS encoding histone-like nucleoid-structuring protein Lsr2; amino-acid sequence: MAHRTIVTITDDLDGSDDAQTVVFSFKDTVYTVDLSSRNQQKMLQALEPFITAATVVSRPSRTAARSTRAPARHRPR
- a CDS encoding XRE family transcriptional regulator, yielding MEQDTTTPPRFEPGRLRLARELRQLSQVQLANDLGLTGSAVSQFESGATRPSPETLNAMSVVLQVSSAFWTQPLNDTHEGFFRSLRRSSVAHRRRARALGHLAHDLATRDTGRPNNFVTPHVPHVAGIDLTTAAPVIEAAAAYVRSAWGVPPGPIPNVVRLLEQNGIIVIRLPLDTADVDAFSLPFDDCPVIVLGSDKNDRARSRFDAAHELGHLVLHGEQVWGVKEVEHQANTFAAAFLMPENDIRAQLPTRADWPAFFRLKQEWQVSLAALLMRARTLKSISPAQYIGAMKAISARGWRRSEPVPLGAPETPHLLQDLLLNHDAIEEADLPTGLLDVLGLTLTTK